In a genomic window of Lagopus muta isolate bLagMut1 chromosome 2, bLagMut1 primary, whole genome shotgun sequence:
- the FAM167A gene encoding protein FAM167A produces MSLPKIQIEETLDRTDAGTGSAVPPDDHLRSLKALTEKLRLETRRPSYLEWKAKLEEQAWKSPQPVGDEEGNEAKKGTEDTVPLRNVQLHLNGSPAQDKVTLTSGKIGDFESIDEALTWLRKELAEMRLQDQQLARQLMRLRSDINKLKIEQTCHLHQRMLNDATYELEERDELADLFCDFPLVNSFSLSTPLKLIGVTKMNINSRRFSLC; encoded by the exons ATGTCCCTACCTAAAATCCAGATAGAAGAGACCCTGGACAGAACAGATGCTGGCACTGGAAGTGCTGTTCCTCCTGATGATCACCTAAGGAGCCTTAAGGCCCTGACTGAGAAGCTGAGGCTGGAAACAAGACGCCCGTCCTACCTGGAGTGGAAGGCAAAGCTGGAGGAGCAGGCATGGAAGAGCCCCCAACCCGTTGGGGATGAGGAGGGGAACGAGGCCAAAAAGGGCACAGAGGACACTGTCCCTCTGAGAAATGTGCAGCTGCATCTCAACGGGAGCCCTGCCCAGGACAAGGTGACACTTACCTCAGGGAAAATAGGCGACTTTGAGAGCATCGATGAAGCTTTGACGTGGCTCAGGAAGGAACTG GCAGAAATGCGCCTGCAGGACCAGCAGCTGGCCAGGCAGCTGATGCGCCTCCGCAGCGACATCAACAAGCTGAAGATCGAGCAAACCTGCCACCTCCACCAGCGCATGCTCAACGACGCCACGTATGAGCTGGAGGAGAGGGACGAGCTGGCGGATCTCTTCTGTGATTTCCCCCTTGTCaactccttcagcctctccacGCCTCTCAAGCTCATCGGGGTCACCAAGATGAACATCAACTCGCGCCGGTTCTCGCTGTGCTGA